Genomic window (Podarcis muralis chromosome 9, rPodMur119.hap1.1, whole genome shotgun sequence):
ggggtgcccccccccaaaaaaaaatcatgggaGGAGGGCTGCATCAGGTCCACAGGTTTACCACATTTGAAAGACTAAATCACGTGGGATATTCAGATCTTATGGGAAGCTGCCGTATCATTGCTATACCTCCCTAGGTAATGCATGACTTGGAAGGAGAGAAATACTTAATACCTAAAAACCACCTATACTGTAATACTGTACCGGGTTATCAAAATTGTTCTTATTTGCTTGTTTCAAGGAACTCAGCGTCTTCACAGTAAGACGGATTTCAAACAGCCCCAGCCCAGACCATGCTTGGGGATTATTAAAGGCCTTGGCCTCTAAATTGGGAGTAGATGCTGCACTTTCTGGCCGTGTCACTGAAAAGGGACTTTGGCTCTGCAGTGTAAAAGGCTCACTGGAGGAAGAATTAAAATGTCAGGAATATGGTCTAAGGAAGGGAATGTAAGTGATCGCTTCACCCAGTAATGAGAGTCACTTCCATATCCCAATATTCATGTtctctaataaaaataaaaataaatccacacATTTAAAAGTGCTGCACGACGTGAGAATGAACCACCAACTGAGAACTTTTTCCTTCATGAGGTCAAGAAACACAGCTCTAGGCACAGTAACCTATATAATAAAAAGGTTCTGGATCTCTTTCCAAACACTAAACCATTAAATATGCACTAAGGAAATTTAAATTACCCACAAAATCCTTGTGGGAAGCAAAACGTTATTGTCACGTACATTAAAAAATACTTACCCAACTGaacataaaattaaaaaggaaagcagCTGAACACGGTAATAAAAAGTCCTTTAGGGCATCCTGCAAGATGGAAAAACAGAGAGTGCCTCctttggggaggaggaggctgcaggAACACACAGAATCCAGTCTTTGGGCTCATTTTCAGTCACTAACTTGTCTTTCTGCAGAAGTCGCAATGTATTCCTCCACTGAGGTCTCTTACAATTCTCTCTTTTATCAGCTTCTGAAGAAATTTTGCTTCTGTAGTCACATTGTGCATTCTCTGGCTGTTCATCGCAGCCATGCAAAGATTGTCAAAATAATGCAATGGGGTGTTGGGCTGACTCAGATCGTATCCAAATCCAGCTATACTCACTTCGTCACATAAATGCGAGGCCAGAACCACGGCCATCACACCAATTGTAGGCACATTCTAAAGGGGAGGAAATTACATTCCCAAATTAGAGTATGCTTGTTATATTAGGGTGACAATGCCATATTACACACTACTGCTGCTGAAAATCAACTAATTACTAACAAATATAGGAAAGGAATCAACTAATAGATCATCATCTTGTCCAAACACAGGCAACCACAAGATTCCCTAGACTTAAGCCATGGCTGATATTCTTTGCTTggtttaaaaatgaagaaaatcaTGGAGAATGTGCATGCAATTATGATTTCTTATGCTATGCTATGTCTGATATTTTGCATTCCACCGCAATTTGTTTAACTTGCACAAGTCTGTCTTAAGTTCCTTTAGATACTTTTTTGGCTGTTGCAATATTCTATTTTACATGaccgttttttgtttttgttttgaaactgCAGTTTTACTGCGAAATTGTGATCTACcgttatttactgaatttattcaGTTACCTAATGCCAAAGGCACCAGGTGACATCAATAAAAATTAGTTAAAGCCGTCCAATGCAGTCAATGGCAACTAGTAAAGAAAGAAACACTTAGTTACaaagaaaactaaaaacaaaaccaccacacTAACAATCACACTTTTGATGAAGAATAAAAGTAAATGATGTTAAAGGTACAGCAGTAGCTCTAGTTACGGACTCGATCCGTTCCGGGATGCCATTCGCACCCCGAAAATCTGTAACTGGAGCGCTGCTTCTGCGGGCGCAGAAACCCGTAAGTATACACTTTCAGGTTTGCCGCATTTGCAagctgaaaagacgcaacatgaacctaacacaACACAAGGGATGACTGTATTAGCtgatcatagatttgtagagctggaagatggCCAAAAGCTGATAAATTGATTTGTCTTTCAGGTGCGACAAAAttcttgtctgtttttgctgCACAAGACTATCAGGGCCACACCTCTGGAAATTTATCAGCTTTGACAGGGAACGCCCAGGGGAAGCAGCTGGTATGTAAATATTGTCGATAGATGAGATATGTGTGTCTGTTGCACGTTACATAAAAAAGTATTTCCGTATCCATGTCTAATGGAACTTGTGCAAATTAAACCAATTGCAGTGGAATGCAAAATATCAGGTGAAAGTGTGAATGACTGTCGGAATgtagggttccccaaacttgggtcttcaactGTTtctggagtacaattcccatcacccctgacctctgggtcctgctagctaggaagtgatgggagttgtggtccaaaaacagctggaaacccaagtttggggaaccctggatTAAGGCATTTTCATGTATCCTTAACAAtgactgaactgcagcagaaaaaTGCAAGCATCTTCTTTTATCCGCAAAACAGACACACACCTTGTCCCAGCCCCAGAACATTGCTCGAGGTTCAGGATACTCCAGAATATCAAAAGCCGTCTCTTTGACTATTAACGGGTTTAAGATGCGAATGTGTTTAGGTAGCACTGGTATTTTCTCGGCTACCTGCTTCCAAAAAAACAGCCGCATCCAGAGTGGCTGcaagaaaaagaatattaaaataattaCAAAGTTTGGAATCCATAACGTACGTATAACACACACTTCCCAGGGTTATGAGTCATAATACAGTCTAATTTTTATTTGACAACTGCCCTCCCAAAACACATTTAGGTTTGGAAAAAGTGAAGGGTACACATAGTAATAGTCCCTACTAGCTATTTATGTATAAATCATGGGACTTACATGTTTAAGTCACTCCTAGCCATGATGGAGGTAATGCTTTGCCTCCATGGTGGACTAAATGttcttatgtaaaggtaaaggggcccctgaccattaggtccagttgtggccgactctggggttgcgttgctcatctcgctttactggccaagggagccggcgtacggcttctgggtcatgtggccagcatgactaaatcgcttctggcgaaccagagcagtgcacggaaacgccgtttaccttcccgccggagtggtacctatttatctacttttgacgtgctttcgaactgctaggttggcaggagctgggaccgagcaacgggagctcaccccgtcgcagggattcgaaccgccaaccttctgattggcaagtcctaggctctgtggtttggagcACAGCGGCACCAATTGGGAGAACAGTGCAATACGTTCCATGAAATGGGATGGACATTCTCAGATTATGCAGACTTCCAAGAATTTTGAACAGTAAGCATGAAAACCGTATTGATTCTGGCAGTCCTAAGCTTAAAAAAACCCTCTCAATGTTATTTACATAGGAAATAttggggctttttttcagccagaactcagttctggcacccctttttctGGAAAGATAGCACTGGGTAACAGGAAACCCAAACGTTGATAAGGTGTTTATATGGCTATTACTTACAAGTGTTTCATTTTTCACCATTGCTTGAATCCAGTCAAAATCAACACttttaaacaaaacagcaacaaataaGCCATTTGGATAATACTCATGTTCAGATAAGGGGGCACCTTCTGGATAAGTCATCCTTATGGTAGTTTTATTACCAACATCATCTGTGTATCCCTGAACTGGTGCATTATTTAACctgtaaagtaaaataaatcacATGAATGAGTGCCCATCTTAATGAGTTTTGTAAAGACAAACTTAAAAGATCCCTCTATATTTCCTGCTTAACTACAATTTTAGATTCATTTTGAAACGGAAAAgcatacagtgttacctctggttgcatacttaattcgttccggaggtctgttcttaacctgaaactgttcttaacctgaagcaccactttagctaaggggcctcctgttgccgctgcgccaccggagcacgatttctgttctcatcctgaagcaaagttcttaacccgaggtactatttctgggttagtggagtctgtaacctgaagcgtatgtaacctgaggtaccactgtagtgacaaTCACATTTTAAACGGTCATAACTGGAAAACGACCGATCACAAACTGAGTACAGGAAGCACAAATCTAACAGAGGCTAATGTTTTTTCAGCAAAGATTCTGAATTGCAGTCACAGCTCTGTGTTTCACTCAAAACCTTCAAGGGGGGGAAAAAGCAATATATACCTTATAACAATGTCAAATTGGTTCAGGGCGTAGCCCAACTGCAGTCCATTAAGAACCCCACCACTCCCAACGACAACACAGCGTTTACAAGGCTTCGATTGTAAGCTTTCCGGAAGGTCATATTCGGGTAAAAGTTCCAACAGGTCTTGAAGTTTTTCAGAAAACTTGTGAAATCCAAAGGGCGGtttgtatttgaagatggcttcttGCGTCTTTATGTCTCTTCTTACAAAAGGAGATGCATtcatactgtacttttccataaATAATCTGCCCATCCCTTTCTTCACAAAAGATGGCCGGCACTCAGCTTGAAGAACTTGCTCAGCATACTTCTGTGCTCTCTAGAAGATGAAGACACAGAAGttaagctgtacagtggtactttgatttacaaacttaatctgttcccgaagtccgttcttaaaccaaaaccgttgcGCGCTTTCCCTCATGAagcctcccaccgccagtgcccttccacggtttggattccgttcttagaccgaggtaaagttctcaaaccaagacactatttccggttttgcaaaccaaatcgttcttaaaccggactgttcttaaaccgaggtaccgctgtacatgcAGTCTTAGAAACTCAGGCATCTAAGCTAggggccaaatggctccttaaaccagggtcaCAGTCACCAAAAccgaatgtctagttgccatttgggggctaaaGTTGTATTTTTCAGTATGACATAATAACTAACCTTTGCGTGCTCAGGGTTGACATAATGAATTCTTGCCATGTCACATTCTTTGGAATGAAAGCTTAATTTGACCATGTAGACAAAGCAAAGGCCAATCACAACTAGGATGACAtgtctaaaaataaaaaggagaaattTTGTTATTTCTCTACAAGCATAAAAGCACTAAAAGGTGTCCCATAAATGTAATATTTATTCGCAATTCAACACTAAAACAAAAATTACACAtaccaataaaatcaagaaaggCTTTCTTTCATTGTATATTTTTTGTTTCTAGAAATGGAAACTGGACAACTTGAGAACAGTCCAAGAACAGTCAGAGCTGGCACACCAACTGAAGCTGGAAATGGGCACTCCAAGCCACTGATGCCATCTGGGCCTCTAGCAACAGCAACACATCTAGAAGCCCCCCAAActatgcacctgctccttcagaggaaatgCAGCTCCACTCAGAGCTGGTACACAAACCAATTCCCAGACTTGAGAACTGCtcgtccatgttgttgttgtttagttgtgcccgactctttgtgactccatggaccagagcacgccaggcactcctgtcttccactgcctcccgcagtttggtcaaactcatgctggtagcttccagaacactgtccaaccatctcgtcctctgtcatccccttctccttgtgccctccatctttcccaacatcagggtcttttccagggagtcttctcttctcatgaggtggccaaagtattggagcctcagcttcaggatctgtccttccagtgagcactcagggctgatttccttcagaatggagaggtttgatcttcttgcagtccaggggactctcaagagtctcctccagcaccataattcaaaagcatcaattctttggcgatcagccttctttttggtccagctctcacttccatacatcactactgggaaaaccatagctttaactatatggacctttgttggcaaggtgatgtctctgctttttaagatgctgtcttggtttgtcattgcccttctcccatgaagcaggtgtcttttaattttgtgactgctgtcaccatctgcagtgatcatggagcccaagaaagtaaaatctctcactgcctccatttcatccccttctatttgccaggaggtgatgggaccagtggccatgatcttcgtttttttgatgttgagcttcaggccatattttgcgctctcctctttcaccctcattaaaaggttctttaattcctcctcactttctgccatcaaggtcgtgtcatctgcatatctgaggttgctgaGGCTCATCCATAGGGTCCCCCTATTTCCCAGCTTGCTTCCCTCTCCTGAGCGTAGTAAAATTCACatctaatataatataataatataataataatataataatagggGGACTCCAGCGCTTGACACAAAAAACAGACCCAAATAGCAATCCAATGCACACTCACTGGGGATTAAGTCCCAATGAAATAAGCAGGACTTGAGTAAAAATGCAAAAGACTGTGCTATCCAAACCATTTGATTATATTATCgacaacataccatatttttccgtgtataagattatgctttttgctaaagaaaaaaaattaggcaaaaattgggtgtcgtcttatatatgtatctgaagaagtgtgcatgcacatgaaagcacatactaataacaaacttagttggtctctaaggtgctactggaaggcttttttattattattttgtcttatacagtggtgcctcgcaagacgaaattaatttgttctgcgaggtttgttgtcttgcgaatttttcgtcttgcgaagcacggtttcccataggaatgtgtgatgggatgatgagctgcttgtgcgtaaaatcctagtccctcagagtttggccaagtccgcaaacctctgcctacgacggagcccctcaagcatggctccgtcagtcactagcagaatccgacagtgggcgcttacggaatctcttccagcataaaagctccttaacggaaacgcgtcttctggactctcggcgcgacagtttccggcgaggagtgggtgtccctataggaggtccttaaaccttcccacTGTTTTctctggaagtgtctctgagccatccctccgactcactttcccttggagctccttctctccccctgctggttccctcctcagcctctctcaacctcagtgagcccttccacctcctgtccttccgatggcagttccctgacagaatgcattgaaaatcaattaatgcgttcctatggtcaaaaaaagtccaaacaaagccaaatttggtacaacaagagtttattaagtgctctttaaagtcacacatactgtaaagagcatttcaaaattcaaacccagaattttttttaaaaaacagcagagtggcccaatggtcacagaaaatcataaaaatgcagaaaaaaaaccgcacaagcttccagattcttgcaaacccctccccaactgttcccccagccacccaccacacagaaattcaaacccagattttttttcgtcttgcaaagcaagcccatagggaaattcgtcttgcgaagcagctcgaaaaatggaaaaccctttcgtctagcgagtttttcgtcttgcgaggcattcatcttgcggggcaccactgtatacggaTGGTGAATGCAGAGGGGGAATGTGCagttaatggcagcagcaagcaggagattggcagcagcaATTGAGAGggtaaacaacttaatttcttaattttgggattaaaaaataggggtcgtcttatacatgggggtgtctaatacacggaaaaatatggtaatctgcCATTGGATTAAGGGCTCACCCACATCTCTGCTTGTCCAAGCGGTTTTCCCCCGGCCCCGCTCTTTTCcaaaggaaaacctgctctttagcgatagatcagaacaaatggcaatgagGGACAAAcccgaattgccatttgctccaattgagcgctAAAGAGAGATTTTCCCCCAGAGAAATGCAATGGAACAAGAGGAAGTGCGGCTAAACCCTAAGTCTGAAAATAGTATTCAGAAAGCAGTGGAATAAATCAGAAACTTTTCGTAAGCAAAGCACAACTTCCTTCTTGTGCTTTCACTGAACCAAACATGggtggtgggttttgttttttaaagcattccaGGATTTAGTGGCAAATataacttttaaaacaaatgcagCAGTCAGGCTTTAACACCCTACCCCGTAAAGAGAAATAATAAACGAGATGTTAAACAAGAATTTACGGCCGGTATCATAGACAGAGTCACTTACTTGAAAGTAccttttaaaaacccacttgGCCTTTTCATCTTCATGTGCAGGTACCTTAGAGCATGGCGCAGAAGACAAGCACTCCTTTTTCAGGTTAATAGTGTGATCTTCACTCCGCATTGCTGCAAAGAGAAATCCCGTTAACAAGGTTAACATTGcactttaaaagaaaacacccacccacagtaATTGACAGTTTCCTCCATGCAAACAGTATCTCTTGCATTTTCTAAAAAACATGACGATAACATGGTGAAAGCTTAATTACAATTTTAGCTCAAAATGCACCCTTTGATAATGAGGTTCTTACATTGCTGCAACATGCAAGAGGGTGCTTACTGAACAGGACTCGGAGAAGATAAAATCCGTTAGAAAGTGTATTTAAAGACCAGCGAATGAGACCAACTATAGTTTGTTAGTCCAGTagaaccttagagaccaattaagtttttATGAAAGATTATAATAATATCAAACAGAAATTAACACCACATTATACATGAATGAATTTTGGAGAAGAAAGAAATAAGGAACAACATATACAACTAATGATTAtatggaaaacaaaataaaatatgaatattTTAACTATTAAACTTAACTcaaaagagcgtctccacccccatcgttcagcccggacacggagATCCAGAGCCGAGGGcgctctggcggttccctcgctgcaagaagccaagttacagggaaccaggcagagagccttcttggaatgccctcccatcagacgtcaaggaaataagcagctgtctTATCTTAAAAAGATagctgaaggtagccctgtttagggaaggttttaagtttttaatatttaacacttgattggaagccgcccagagtggctggggaaactcagccagatgggtggggtataaagaatttattattattattattattattattattattattattagcaagatTAAAATTAACTATGCCTTAACCATTGCTGAATTCTACATTATCCTGGCTGTTTCACCTACATCGCTTTTGGTTTAAGAGTTCCCAATCCAGAGTTAGAGGCTCCTGTGGTCTTAGACAGAAGTTAAATG
Coding sequences:
- the ST3GAL5 gene encoding lactosylceramide alpha-2,3-sialyltransferase isoform X3 codes for the protein MRSRRSFPLGYGPHPAMRSEDHTINLKKECLSSAPCSKVPAHEDEKAKWVFKRHVILVVIGLCFVYMVKLSFHSKECDMARIHYVNPEHAKRAQKYAEQVLQAECRPSFVKKGMGRLFMEKYSMNASPFVRRDIKTQEAIFKYKPPFGFHKFSEKLQDLLELLPEYDLPESLQSKPCKRCVVVGSGGVLNGLQLGYALNQFDIVIRLNNAPVQGYTDDVGNKTTIRMTYPEGAPLSEHEYYPNGLFVAVLFKSVDFDWIQAMVKNETLPLWMRLFFWKQVAEKIPVLPKHIRILNPLIVKETAFDILEYPEPRAMFWGWDKNVPTIGVMAVVLASHLCDEVSIAGFGYDLSQPNTPLHYFDNLCMAAMNSQRMHNVTTEAKFLQKLIKERIVRDLSGGIHCDFCRKTS
- the ST3GAL5 gene encoding lactosylceramide alpha-2,3-sialyltransferase isoform X5 — its product is MKMKRPSGFLKGTFKHVILVVIGLCFVYMVKLSFHSKECDMARIHYVNPEHAKRAQKYAEQVLQAECRPSFVKKGMGRLFMEKYSMNASPFVRRDIKTQEAIFKYKPPFGFHKFSEKLQDLLELLPEYDLPESLQSKPCKRCVVVGSGGVLNGLQLGYALNQFDIVIRLNNAPVQGYTDDVGNKTTIRMTYPEGAPLSEHEYYPNGLFVAVLFKSVDFDWIQAMVKNETLPLWMRLFFWKQVAEKIPVLPKHIRILNPLIVKETAFDILEYPEPRAMFWGWDKNVPTIGVMAVVLASHLCDEVSIAGFGYDLSQPNTPLHYFDNLCMAAMNSQRMHNVTTEAKFLQKLIKERIVRDLSGGIHCDFCRKTS
- the ST3GAL5 gene encoding lactosylceramide alpha-2,3-sialyltransferase isoform X2 translates to MGLSLSRGPARREQDRTADAYPSAAMRSEDHTINLKKECLSSAPCSKVPAHEDEKAKWVFKRHVILVVIGLCFVYMVKLSFHSKECDMARIHYVNPEHAKRAQKYAEQVLQAECRPSFVKKGMGRLFMEKYSMNASPFVRRDIKTQEAIFKYKPPFGFHKFSEKLQDLLELLPEYDLPESLQSKPCKRCVVVGSGGVLNGLQLGYALNQFDIVIRLNNAPVQGYTDDVGNKTTIRMTYPEGAPLSEHEYYPNGLFVAVLFKSVDFDWIQAMVKNETLPLWMRLFFWKQVAEKIPVLPKHIRILNPLIVKETAFDILEYPEPRAMFWGWDKNVPTIGVMAVVLASHLCDEVSIAGFGYDLSQPNTPLHYFDNLCMAAMNSQRMHNVTTEAKFLQKLIKERIVRDLSGGIHCDFCRKTS
- the ST3GAL5 gene encoding lactosylceramide alpha-2,3-sialyltransferase isoform X1 — translated: MGLSLSRGPARREQDRTADAYPSAGKAASRRPAVQKQRAAMRSEDHTINLKKECLSSAPCSKVPAHEDEKAKWVFKRHVILVVIGLCFVYMVKLSFHSKECDMARIHYVNPEHAKRAQKYAEQVLQAECRPSFVKKGMGRLFMEKYSMNASPFVRRDIKTQEAIFKYKPPFGFHKFSEKLQDLLELLPEYDLPESLQSKPCKRCVVVGSGGVLNGLQLGYALNQFDIVIRLNNAPVQGYTDDVGNKTTIRMTYPEGAPLSEHEYYPNGLFVAVLFKSVDFDWIQAMVKNETLPLWMRLFFWKQVAEKIPVLPKHIRILNPLIVKETAFDILEYPEPRAMFWGWDKNVPTIGVMAVVLASHLCDEVSIAGFGYDLSQPNTPLHYFDNLCMAAMNSQRMHNVTTEAKFLQKLIKERIVRDLSGGIHCDFCRKTS
- the ST3GAL5 gene encoding lactosylceramide alpha-2,3-sialyltransferase isoform X4 — translated: MRSEDHTINLKKECLSSAPCSKVPAHEDEKAKWVFKRHVILVVIGLCFVYMVKLSFHSKECDMARIHYVNPEHAKRAQKYAEQVLQAECRPSFVKKGMGRLFMEKYSMNASPFVRRDIKTQEAIFKYKPPFGFHKFSEKLQDLLELLPEYDLPESLQSKPCKRCVVVGSGGVLNGLQLGYALNQFDIVIRLNNAPVQGYTDDVGNKTTIRMTYPEGAPLSEHEYYPNGLFVAVLFKSVDFDWIQAMVKNETLPLWMRLFFWKQVAEKIPVLPKHIRILNPLIVKETAFDILEYPEPRAMFWGWDKNVPTIGVMAVVLASHLCDEVSIAGFGYDLSQPNTPLHYFDNLCMAAMNSQRMHNVTTEAKFLQKLIKERIVRDLSGGIHCDFCRKTS